CGGTACGCAACTAAAAGGGAAGGAAGCAAAGGATTCAAGCCCTATCACAACCgctcaagaagaggagagagtAAATATAGAAGAAGTAGTGGAAGAGGAAGCACCACAAGCCATAGTTGAGGATGAGGTCCAACCAACAAGAGAgacaaccaaggccaaaagaaccttggaagaggaagttgctcaaccacttccattcccAACACTTGCAAAGAAGGCTAAAAAGCGCATAGAACTTGACCCCAAAATGGTGGAAGtgttcaagaaagttgaggtaaccatcCCCCTCTTTGATGCTATCCATCAAGTTCCTAGATATGCTAAATTCCTCAAAGACTTATGCATACATaaggatagaattcttgaattggAAACCATTCCATTGGGGAGCTCTATTTCCGCTTTAATGGGAACACTACCCGAGAAGTGTGATGATCCGGGTCCTTGTATGGTTACTTGCACAATCAATGGAGTTCACTTTAAAGATTGcatgtgtgaccttggagcatgTGTTAGCATCATGCCACTATCCGTTTACCGGTTATTGAACTTGCCACAACTAAAAAGGTCAACGGCAAGATTTGTCTTAGCggataaaagcataataaccGTAGCGGGTGTTGCAGAAGATGTATTGGTGAACATAAAAGGGTTGATATTCCCCATTGACTTCTATGTCCTTGAAATGCCATCAAGCGAAACCGAGAGAGCATCGTCtatcctacttggaagaccattcttgaGAACTTCTAGATTTAAACTTGATGCTTACTCGGGGAATTACTCATTTAAAATAGATGGGAGAATTGTAAGCTTTAGCCTAGAGGAAGCAATGAGGCATCCACCGGAGAACCACTCTTTGTTTCAGTGTGACCCAATCGATAACATAGTGGCCGAAGTACATCTAGCAAAGTTAGATGAGAAGTGTATGgttgaagaagcaaatgaaaAGTCAAGCGAACTAAACACCACACAAACTCAAACttccaagaaaaacaaaaagttggAATTAAAGCCACTACCACCTCACTTAAGGTACTCATACCTTGATGAAGCCCAAGAGCTACCCGTGATAATTGCCCAAGAGCTAacccctcaacaagaagaaaaattgctAAACGTATTGAGAAAAAACAAAAGGGCAATCGGGTGGAGTTTGGCGGATCTAGTGGGAATAAGCCCCAAAGTATGCGANNNNNNNNNNNNNNNNNNNNNNNNNNNNNNNNNNNNNNNNNNNNNNNNNNNNNNNNNNNNNNNNNNNNNNNNNNNNNNNNNNNNNNNNNNNNNNNNNNNNNNNNNNNNNNNNNNNNNNNNNNNNNNNNNNNNNNNNNNNNNNNNNNNNNNNNNNNNNNNNNNNNNNNNNNNNNNNNAGGTAAGCCCGGTCCAAGTAGTGCCCAAAAAGTCCGGAGTGACaacaatcaaaaatgaaagtggtgAACTCATAGCAACAAGAGTGCAAAATTCTTGGAGAGTATGCATAGATTACCGGAGATTGAATGCAGCcacaagaaaggatcattttccactaccatttattgatcaaatgcttgatcgattagccggtaaatcatattattgttttcttgatggCTACTCCGGATACTTCCAAATCCATATTGCTCTagaagaccaagaaaaaaccacatTTACTTGCCCCTTCGGAACGTATGCCTACAAGCgtatgccatttggcctatgcaatgcaccggcaacgttccaaagatgcatgatgagccTATTTGCGGANNNNNNNNNNNNNNNNNNNNNNNNNNNNNNNNNNNNNNNNNNNNNNNNNNNNNNNNNNNNNNNNNNNNNNNNNNNNNNNNNNNNNNNNNNNNNNNNNNNNNNNNNNNNNNNNNNNNNNNNNNNNNNNNNNNNNNNNNNNNNNNNNNNNNNNNNNNNATGGAAGCATatgacaaactcaaagtagcattgacACAAGCTCCTATAGTGCGAGGCCCCAATTGGACTCAaccttttgaaatcatgtgtgatgcTTCAAACTATGCGATTGGAGCCGCGTTAGCACAACGCGAGGGTAAGATTCCCTATGTCATAGCTTATGCTTCCAAAACATTAGATGGAGCCCAATCCAACTATACTACTACCGAAAAGGAATTactagctattgtttttgctttggacaagttccgagcttatcttcttggttccaaggtagtagtgtactcggATCATGCGGCACTAAAATACTTGTTGGCCAAAAAGGAATCAAAACCGAGATTAATTCGTTGGGTGCTtttgttacaagaatttgatttggaaatcaaagataggagtggttcccaaAATCTAGTGGCGGACCATTTAAGCCGCCATGAACACACAAAGGGCGACACCACTCCCATCAATGACTCCTTTCCTTTAGATACCTTGCACGCAATCTCGGAAGTGGTTCCTTGGTATGCCCCGATAGCAAACTATTTGGTTTCacacactttccctcccaatcttgacaaaaacaaaagggataagctgaaaagcgaatccAAATACTATATTTGGGATGACCCCTATTTGTGGAGGTGTGGAGCGGACCAAATAGTGCGACGGTGCATACCCCAAACCGAATTCCAAGCAATCTTGGACGCTTGCCATGCTTCCGAAGGAGGTGGTCACTATGGACCCCAAAGAACGGCAAGAAAGGTCCTTGATtgcggattttggtggccaactCTTCTCAAAGATGCTTCCCTCTATTGCAAATCTTGCCCCCAATGTATGAGGTTTGGAGATATTTCCAAGAAGGACGAAATCCCCCAacaaaacatgcttttttgtgaaatttttgatgtatggggaatcaacttcatgggaccattcccaaactccaatggctttctctacatcttgttagccgtcgattatgtttcaaaatgggtggaggcaatcccCACCCGAACGGATGATGCTAATGTGGTGtattcttttgtgaggaataATATCATTTGCCGTTTTGGTGCCCCAAGAGCAATCATAAGTGACCAAggatcacacttttgcaacaaaaaaatagaCGGCCTCATGAGAAAATATGGCATCATCCACAAAGTCGCCACGGCCTACCACCCTCAAACAAACGGCCAAGCCGAAGTCTCAAACCGAGAAATCAAGCATGTTTTGGAAAGGGTTGTGAAGCCGAATAGGAAAGATTGGAGTACTAAACTCTCCGATGCACTTTGGGCTTATTGAACGGCTTACAAGACACCGATCGGCATGAGCCCCTTCCGGCTTGTATATGG
This sequence is a window from Arachis duranensis cultivar V14167 chromosome 2, aradu.V14167.gnm2.J7QH, whole genome shotgun sequence. Protein-coding genes within it:
- the LOC127744934 gene encoding uncharacterized protein LOC127744934 gives rise to the protein MVEVFKKVEVTIPLFDAIHQVPRYAKFLKDLCIHKDRILELETIPLGSSISALMGTLPEKCDDPGPCMVTCTINGVHFKDCMCDLGACVSIMPLSVYRLLNLPQLKRSTARFVLADKSIITVAGVAEDVLVNIKGLIFPIDFYVLEMPSSETERASSILLGRPFLRTSRFKLDAYSGNYSFKIDGRIVSFSLEEAMRHPPENHSLFQCDPIDNIVAEVHLAKLDEKCMVEEANEKSSELNTTQTQTSKKNKKLELKPLPPHLRYSYLDEAQELPVIIAQELTPQQEEKLLNAIPTRTDDANVVYSFVRNNIICRFGAPRAIISDQGSHFCNKKIDGLMRKYGIIHKVATAYHPQTNGQAEVSNREIKHVLERVVKPNRKDWSTKLSDALWAY